GACCCTTGTGCCTTACAAATGACTAATTTCATCGCATCACTTTCAATTCCTATCTTCTCCCGTGCCACTATTCTTGCTAGCTTCAAGTTAATATCCATGTCTTTCAGGTTTGAGAAGCAGAATTTTTGACATCTTGATAATATAGCCTTCGGCATTGTACTCACATTCTCAGTGATCATGATGAACACAATGTTTGTGCTATCTCCTGTCTCTGCTACATCTAAAATTTCTTCCCATGCATCCGCCAGTAGTGTGTGACATTCTTCAATGATGAAAACCTTGAAACCGGAGACTGTTTTAATGAATGTGGTGCTTTGAAGAAGTGTTCTGATCCTTTGGAAACCAGCTGTTCTACTTCCAGTGCATAAATCCATGATATAAAGACTTCTTGAACAGCATCTGCAACTCCAACAAGGTTTGGTACATGAAGTAGATTCACAATTCAAAGCCATGGCAAATATTCTTGCAACTGATGTCTTTCCAGTGCCACTTGGTCCATGAAACAGATACAAAGGCGTAATATTCTCCGTCCGCACAACACTAGAGAGAGCCTTAACAATGATCTCATTCCCGACAACATCTTCAAAAAGTTTAGGTTGATACTTTTTACTCAGACCTTTACTCGAAGAGCacttcatttctttatttttcgtGATCCCCTGGGTATTATGTTCGCAGCTGGAGAAAGCAGAAGCACTGAAGTCAGTTCTTATGTCAGGAGTCACTGGCTCCATCTCATATCTCGAATCCTCATCAGATGAAGAATTTTGATCTTGCAGATTTTTGCCTTTCAAAGTTATAATCTCATTTAAACCATTGTCGGTTGAGGATTTTCTCCGGCCTGAATTGATGAATTTTCTTCGGCGCACTCCCTTGCAGATCTTGGGAAATTGCCAAGGGCTACCTGGACGACTCTGCACAGAAGCAGGCTTCAGTATGGATATACTTTTCTCATCTTCTCTTTCATGACTTGGAGCTCTTTTAATTGCCAATTCCATTGCAGCATCAGCAAATTCTGTTGGCAAAGACATAGAGGATGATCGCCGATACGTACCTTTGGTTGGATTCTCTCTAATGGGATACTTAGAACAATCTGCTAAAGAACTAGAAGATCTTTCTTGGTTTTCCATCAGCTGTTTATTACTTGATTCCCCTGTTTCAAATTTCTCATCACTGTCCATTGAAGCAGAAGTAGTATAAAATGGTACAAGTAGTTCTTATATCTTTGAGAGTGTGGGTCTGGCCGTCTGGGTTTTTCGACCGGCCACTAAAAGTATAATTATAAAATGCTGATAGTTATAGAACCAAGCAACTCTGGCCCCATAATCCGTTTACTTCTGCAAGTGATGGGGTTTAGCCGGCCTTCTTTCCAGGGCTGTAATCAAGCCAGATCATAAACTGCAGACATCATCCATCATTCTAGGATTAATTTTGTGGCTTGTCTGTGCTGATGCTTCTTAAtttattttacatttgtttataGATTAGGTAACTCGGAATTACTTATACTTTCTGACGTTGCTAGGGATTTTTGAGAGGAGTTGAGAAATTTTTGCAACCATGGAAGAAGACAAGAAATAGGTAGTCTCCTTGCAGGAAATGCATTATTCTCTTTGTTTGGCCATTCAGAGTtggaatatttatttttttgataaatcactgcATAAGTAGATGGACTGAGACATGTCTGGATGAAGGAAAGAAAGAGTAGAGAAAAGACATAATTTGTCGTTCAGGACATTGGATACATCGTCCACGTGGTGGATACTTCAATGAAACGATGGTGGTTGTACTCATTTTTGTAGTCTTTTGGTTTGGATTGGGAATGAATCTTACTCTTATTCCTGTTCAAACCACTACATAGAGATGTATACACAGCTAAAACTCAATATTGTAACCTCTGTAATAAATTGATTGGTCTTTATCCAT
This DNA window, taken from Papaver somniferum cultivar HN1 chromosome 3, ASM357369v1, whole genome shotgun sequence, encodes the following:
- the LOC113356637 gene encoding protein STICHEL-like 3 isoform X1, which produces MDSDEKFETGESSNKQLMENQERSSSSLADCSKYPIRENPTKGTYRRSSSMSLPTEFADAAMELAIKRAPSHEREDEKSISILKPASVQSRPGSPWQFPKICKGVRRRKFINSGRRKSSTDNGLNEIITLKGKNLQDQNSSSDEDSRYEMEPVTPDIRTDFSASAFSSCEHNTQGITKNKEMKCSSSKGLSKKYQPKLFEDVVGNEIIVKALSSVVRTENITPLYLFHGPSGTGKTSVARIFAMALNCESTSCTKPCWSCRCCSRSLYIMDLCTGSRTAGFQRIRTLLQSTTFIKTVSGFKVFIIEECHTLLADAWEEILDVAETGDSTNIVFIMITENVSTMPKAILSRCQKFCFSNLKDMDINLKLARIVAREKIGIESDAMKLVICKAQGSMREAENILDQLILLGSKITTSMVQQIVGLVPHNKLLDLLTAAISSDTIKAARSTRELIVSGVQPQSLISQLSSLITVILSGASEAATSTSATSSKDKRLLRNGSQLTNNQSQRLSLALKILVETEKQLSLSNDQTTWVLEALLQIASEQATNRISTDIVSAREPSDDKYATANKEHSKVTINDQQTSTENLFEIEKCSSTVIRREGDFMQLGNMEDVWQSMLWKVQNGYVKKLLCQQVKLASLTICSGNAIVHLIFEKSEDKLAAQMSEGTISEALRNAFGRPVTVNMSLEPTQLKIIQETGASTTKSQVDCGHARQCQGSPHLPSSESPGSPNVRAVVMGRSNSQKSSYISKTT